GGCGGCTGTGAGATGAGCAGGCCGTTTTATTTACCCAGAGAGTGTCGAAAGAATGATTAGAATTGGACAATACAACACATTAGAGGTCGTCAAGCTGGTTGATTTTGGCGTATTCCTTGATGGTGGTGAAGACTTTGGCAATATCCTACTGCCTAAAGCTTGTGTTCCTGCTGGCACTGAGCTGGGTGATAAGCTGGAAGTCTTTGTATATTTCGACTCTGAAGATGACATCATTGCAACGACCAAGCAGCCTTACGCGGTAGTGGGGGATTTTGCCTTGCTTCGTGTGGTCGGCATTTGTGGCGTGGGGGCATTCGTTGACTGGGGCCTGGAAAAAGATCTGCTTGTTCCTTTCAGTGAGCAACGCCGCCGCCTTGAAGTCGGCCAGGATATCATGGTGCGTGTTTACACGGATAAAGCATCAGGCCGTATTGTTGGTTCCACCAAGTTCAATCGTTTCTTGGATAAAACACCCGCTAAATACAAAGTTGGCGAAGAAGTCCAAGTACAAATCGCTGAAATTACCGATCTGGGTTACAAAGCGGTGATTGAAGACAAGCACTGGGGACTGCTGTTCAAAACAGAATCATTTGGCAAGCTGTTCCCGGGCAAAAAGCTGAAAGCTTACATTAAAGAAATCCGCCCAGACGGCAAGATCAACCTGTCGCTGCAAAAAGCAGGTAAGGCCAAGGTTGATGACTTGGCCGATAAAATTCTGACGACCCTTGAGCGCAAGGGTGGTTTTGTTCCGTTGAGCGACAAGTCGTCACCAGATGCAATCTTCAAAGAATTCCGTACCAGTAAAGCGACCTTCAAGAAGACTATCGGTGCCCTGTACAAAAAAGGCATTATTATTATTGAGCGTGATGGAATTCGCTTGAACGATAATTAACCAGTGTAAGGTTGCAAGACTGAATCAAAAGCCGGTGTTTATCACCGGCTTTTTTGTGAGCGGTAGCATATCACCTGAGTGAATATGTGTGTATGTTAAAAGCGGTTTAACCCTTTATTACAACCATCACAAGGATAGATTATGCAAGGAAGTAAGCTAACAGTGATCGCTGCTGCTGTCGCAATGCTAGCGGCAAGCCCAACTTGGGCGGCAGATGTCCCCGATAATGTGACATTAGCTAAAGTTCAGGAGATAGTTCGTGGCAATGGCGATGAAGTTCCGACGTTAGACCCTTCTTACTCTTCAGATACCTCCAGTGCCCGCGTTATTGCCGATATGTTCGAGGGGCT
This Photobacterium gaetbulicola Gung47 DNA region includes the following protein-coding sequences:
- a CDS encoding hypothetical protein (COG2996); this encodes MIRIGQYNTLEVVKLVDFGVFLDGGEDFGNILLPKACVPAGTELGDKLEVFVYFDSEDDIIATTKQPYAVVGDFALLRVVGICGVGAFVDWGLEKDLLVPFSEQRRRLEVGQDIMVRVYTDKASGRIVGSTKFNRFLDKTPAKYKVGEEVQVQIAEITDLGYKAVIEDKHWGLLFKTESFGKLFPGKKLKAYIKEIRPDGKINLSLQKAGKAKVDDLADKILTTLERKGGFVPLSDKSSPDAIFKEFRTSKATFKKTIGALYKKGIIIIERDGIRLNDN